A genomic stretch from Suncus etruscus isolate mSunEtr1 chromosome 17, mSunEtr1.pri.cur, whole genome shotgun sequence includes:
- the LOC126033450 gene encoding LOW QUALITY PROTEIN: telomere-associated protein RIF1-like (The sequence of the model RefSeq protein was modified relative to this genomic sequence to represent the inferred CDS: inserted 2 bases in 2 codons; substituted 2 bases at 2 genomic stop codons), with product MTTAPTPRSPLSPLLETLXGAASCDERTDAYLTLTSRMTGEDGKELIAEIEKKLPRLYKVLXESNIKELPSNLNDVVKSLDKNVRTRALWVISKQTFPPEVVGQVVPDIIDSLELILNKGEVHSAVVDYEALNVIIRLIEQAPVQMGEESIRWAKLVIPLVVHSAQRVHLRGATALEMGMPLLLQKQQEIASITEQLMTTKLLSELQTLFMTKNETYVLKXWPLFVRLLGKSLHRSGSFINSLLQLEELGFRSGTPMIKKIAFIAWKSLIDNFALNPGASPFGSPGTTQINLSSSFGGMATIPSIQLLGLEMLLHFLLGPEVLNFAKKNKLVLSLEPLEHPLISSSSFFSKHASTLISAVNDSFVTVGKDASDVIINAIWKELINLVKSVIESGNKRERPGSEVLTLLLKSLESIVKSEVIPVSKTLVLMEITIKGLPQKVLGSPAYQGTPALFLIQLIFNNLLEYCMTDERFFLNLETLVSCVLSGPTSPLSFTDSVISVISQNAKHLENKEHLWRMWSIIVTPLTELINQVTMKTLLKTWSELXLYRAFARCAALVVTAEENLCCEELCSKIMSSLEDKDFSNLLFLDRITHIMNVIVDCIDFSPYNIKYQPQIKSPQRPSSDWSKKKKEPLGKLTSLFKLIVRMIYSFNSLSLKEVHSDTLLTIGNSIISILSSVLGHISLPSMIRKVFATLAKPLVLFYDNSKLDEVPKVYSSMNNKLEKLLGEIITCLHVSYTGTYDSELLEQISPLLCIIFSHKNKQIRKQSAQFWNATFAKETLIYPEELKPILRQVKQKILLLLPGLENIEVTEESIEPYSDATENSQLNMKISGMERKSSGKRDSFLETTKETKENVKPSPKLKLESASPKTKNEKPLEEEKSTDFVFIPPEGKEPKERILTEHQKEVLKTKRCDIPTMYNNLDASQDTLFSQYSQEESMEKATVTEKPKKGSETFKEDHMETDIRQGVMENCGSTCLLCRSNIPSRIGRRY from the exons ATGACGACAGCGCCGACCCCTCGCAGCCCCCTCTCGCCGCTGCTGGAGACCC GGGGCGCGGCCTCCTGCGACGAGCGCACCGACGCCTACCTGACGCTCACCAGTCGTATGACTGGAGAAGATGGAAAAGAACTCATTgcagaaattgagaaaaaactCCCTCGACTCTACAAGGTTT AAGAGTCAAATATTAAGgaacttccttcaaatctgaatgatgtTGTTAAGAGTTTAGACAAAAATGTACGCACTCGGGCTCTCTGGGTGATATCTAAGCAGACATTTCCCCCCGAAGTTGTTGGCCAAGTAGTACCTGATATAATTGATTCTTTAGAACTGATACTTAATAAAGGAGAGGTACATTCTGCTGTTGTTGATTATGAAGCATTAAATGTCATCATCAGATTAATAGAACAAGCTCCAGTTCAAATGGGAGAAGAATCTATCAGATGGGCGAAACTGGTCATACCTTTAGTTGTTCATTCAGCACAAAGGGTACATCTGCGGGGAGCAACTGCTTTAGAGATGGGAATGCCATTGTTGCTTCAGAAGCAACAAGAAATAGCATCTATCACGGAGCAGCTTATGACTACTAAATTACTTTCAGAACTCCAAACACTATTCATGACTAAAAATGAGACTTATGTATTAAAATGATGGCCTTTATTTGTTAGACTTCTTGGGAAGTCCTTGCATCGAAGTGgaagttttattaattctttattacAGCTGGAAGAGCTGGGATTTCGAAGTGGAACACCTATgattaaaaaaattgcttttattgCTTGGAAAAGTTTAATAGATAATTTTGCTTTAAATCCAGGTGCTTCCCCGTTTGGATCCCCTGGAACTACCCAAATTAACCTCAGTTCAAGTTTTGGTGGAATGGCTACAATTCCATCCATTCAACTTTTGGGTCTTGAAATGTTGCTTCATTTTTTGTTGGGTCCTGAAGTTTTAAACTTTGCTAAGAAGAACAAACTTGTACTGAGCTTAGAGCCCCTAGAACATCCTTTAATCAGCAGCAgctcttttttttctaaacatgCAAGTACACTTATCTCTGCTGTTAATGATAGCTTTGTTACAGTTGGAAAAGATGCTTCTGATGTAATAATCAATGCAATTTGGAAGGAACTAATTAATTTGGTTAAGTCCGTTATTGAATCAGGTaacaagagagagagaccagGTTCTGAAGTTTTGACCCTCTTATTGAAATCTTTGGAAAGCATAGTgaagtcagaagtaattcctgtatCTAAAACATTGGTCCTCATGGAAATTACCATTAAAGGACTTCCACAGAAAGTATTAGGTTCACCAGCTTATCAGGGAACTCCTGCTTTGTTCTTAATTCAGTTGATTTTCAACAATcttttggaatattgtatgacagaTGAAAGGTTTTTCCTCAATTTGGAAACACTTGTAAGCTGTGTCCTTTCTGGTCCAACTTCACCACTGTCTTTTACTGACTCTGTTATAAGTGTTATTAGTCAAAATGCCAAGCATTTGGAAAATAAGGAGCATCTCTGGAGAATGTGGAGTATTATAGTGACCCCCTTAACGGAATTGATTAATCAGGTCACTATGAAAACCTTACTTAAAACTTGGTCAGAACTATAACTATATAGAGCCTTTGCCCGCTGTGCTGCTTTGGTGGTAACAGCAGAAGAAAATTtgtgttgtgaagaactttgttcCAAGATAATGTCCAGTTTAGAAGATAAAGACTTTTCGAACTTGTTATTCTTGGATAGGATTACTCATATTATGAATGTAATTGTAGATTGCATTGACTTCTCACCATACAATATTAAATATCAACCTCAAATTAAATCACCACAGAGACCTTCATCAGATTGgtcaaaaaagaagaaggagccCTTAGGGAAATTGACCTCTTTATTTAAACTTATTGTGAGGATGATATATTCTTTCAACTCGTTGAGCCTCAAGGAAGTACATTCTGATACTCTGCTCACTATTGGCAATTCAATCATCAGCATTCTTTCCAGTGTACTTGGACATATTTCTTTGCCTTCTATGATCCGAAAAGTATTTGCAACCTTAGCAAAACCTCTGGTGTTATTCTATGACAACTCAAAGCTTGATGAAGTTCCTAAAGTGTATAGTTCAATGAACAATAAGTTAGAGAAGCTACTAGGAGAAATTATTACTTGTCTGCATGTCAGCTACACTGGAACTTATGATAGTGAACTTCTTGAACAAATCTCCCCATTATTATGCATAATATTTTCGCACAAGAATAAACAGATACGAAAACAGAGTGCCCAGTTTTGGAATGCCACGTTTGCTAAAGAGACATTGATTTATCCTGAAGAATTAAAACCAATATTGAGACAAGTCAAACAGAAAATTCTTCTTCTATTGCCTGGTTTGGAAAATATTGAAGTTACGGAGGAATCCATTGAGCCATATTCAGATGCAACAGAAAATTCACAATTGAATATGAAGATAAGTGGCATGGAAAGAAAATCAAGTGGAAAAAGAGATTCCTTTTTAGAAACTaccaaggaaacaaaagaaaatgtgaaaccaTCACCCAAATTGAAGCTAGAATCTGCATCTCctaaaacaaagaatgaaaagcCCTTGGAAGAAGAAAAGTCTACAGACTTTGTATTTATACCTCCTGAAGGAAAAGAACCCAAAGAAAGAATAttaactgagcaccagaaagaaGTACTCAAAACAAAGCGGTGTGATATTCCTACCATGTATAACAATTTGGATGCTTCACAAGACACTTTATTTTCTCAGTATTCTCAGGAAGAGTCTATGGAAAAAGCTACTGTaaccgaaaagccaaaaaaaggttCCGAGACATTTAAGGAGGATCATATGGAGACTGACATTCGTCAAGGTGTCATGGAAAACTGTGGTTCGACGTGTCTCCTTTGCAGATCCAATATACCAAGCAGGATTGGCAGACGATATTGA